One window of Corallococcus caeni genomic DNA carries:
- a CDS encoding OsmC family protein, which yields MTSASITEYETRLFWQGERGAVLTSDHAPPVPIGRPLNDRDSGPGDGRWDPEALLVGAVEGRTLHAFLDGAREAGVRVLFYQSCATARLVSGSPEQAAHFTDLIVRPHVAVASAREAEQVRQLFARLPARCFPSSMIQLTPRIEPVVEVWAHARLQDAGTPVENHAPEDDAEGAAVPWEDGVRSVEVHADESTDDASREAGEGAGSEAHA from the coding sequence ATGACCTCCGCTTCCATCACTGAGTACGAAACGCGCCTCTTCTGGCAGGGAGAGCGGGGCGCGGTGCTGACGAGCGACCATGCGCCCCCCGTACCGATTGGCCGTCCGTTGAACGACCGCGACAGCGGCCCCGGGGATGGGCGGTGGGACCCGGAGGCGCTGCTGGTGGGCGCGGTGGAGGGGCGCACGCTGCACGCGTTCCTGGACGGCGCACGGGAAGCAGGCGTGAGGGTGCTCTTCTACCAGAGCTGCGCGACGGCCCGGCTGGTGAGCGGCAGCCCGGAGCAGGCCGCCCATTTCACCGACCTCATCGTCAGGCCGCACGTCGCCGTGGCCAGCGCGCGGGAGGCGGAGCAGGTGCGCCAGCTCTTCGCCCGGCTGCCTGCGCGCTGCTTCCCCAGCTCCATGATCCAGCTCACCCCGCGCATCGAACCCGTGGTGGAGGTCTGGGCCCACGCCCGCCTCCAGGACGCGGGGACACCTGTCGAAAACCACGCACCCGAAGACGACGCGGAGGGCGCGGCGGTTCCCTGGGAGGACGGCGTGCGCAGTGTGGAGGTCCATGCCGACGAATCCACAGACGACGCCTCCCGAGAAGCCGGTGAAGGAGCCGGATCCGAAGCCCACGCCTGA
- a CDS encoding SRPBCC family protein, with protein MAEAYASQLIQAPADVVWDRVGGFDSLPRWHPGVVSSERVTRPEAGPGPLRRLTTRDGEVYLEARLEHDPHARSYAYTLLESPLPVRDHLAKLRVTPVTATGQTFVEWSATFSLTPGHEGEAAALCQWIREEFFARGLRGLAHTFLPPPPRVSAPELEWRR; from the coding sequence ATGGCCGAAGCGTATGCGAGTCAGCTCATCCAGGCCCCCGCGGACGTGGTCTGGGACCGCGTGGGAGGCTTTGACAGCCTCCCGCGCTGGCACCCGGGCGTCGTCTCCAGCGAGCGGGTGACGCGTCCCGAGGCCGGTCCCGGGCCCCTGCGCCGGCTGACCACGCGCGATGGCGAGGTGTACCTGGAGGCCCGGTTGGAGCACGACCCGCACGCGCGCAGCTATGCGTACACGCTGCTGGAGAGCCCGCTGCCCGTGCGCGACCACCTGGCGAAGCTGAGGGTGACGCCGGTGACGGCGACCGGGCAGACCTTCGTGGAGTGGTCCGCGACCTTCAGCCTGACGCCCGGGCACGAGGGCGAGGCGGCGGCGCTGTGCCAGTGGATCCGCGAGGAGTTCTTCGCGAGGGGCCTGCGGGGGCTGGCGCACACCTTCCTGCCGCCTCCGCCCCGGGTGTCGGCGCCGGAGCTGGAGTGGCGGCGCTGA